The Bdellovibrionales bacterium genome contains the following window.
GGTTTACCATGTGTCGCTCCATCTTCGAATATATAACCACTTAAAGCCGTTGGGATTCCCTTACCATTATCGCTGATGAGAATTACCGTCCGCGCCCCGACAAAAAAGAGTTTTACTGTAATTGTGTCGCACTGAGCCTCCGCAGCATTATTTAGAAGATTTGAAATCACAGCGCCAAAATCGCCCTCGTCTATCACACTTATATAATGGCTTGATTCATCTACCTCAATTTTAATATTTATCTTTTTGCCAGCGTTTAACAATTCGTGCATTTTGCTATTTATATGTTTGATTAGGGAGGCGCGAAGATCAACTTGCGCAAGTCTGGAGCAATCGTGTCGCTCTTGAGTTAGACGCGATTGTTTAATTGTAATTTTATCCGCCATATTCGATATTTGATCGAGAGCGTTCTCGAGTAGACTCATATCATCTCTATCTATCTGGAGCGCTAGTTTCTGACGGAGTAATTTCATTGCACGGATAGGTGATTTAACATTATGGGCAAAAGTTCTTTTACTCTCAAGCACAGCATCAATGTAGGCCGCATATTCTCTTGCTGCCCCTAGAGATTGCAAATTTGATTTTATTTGTGCCAGCTCTCTGATTTTTGGAATATCTTCAGATATAAAATTAGACTCTAACGGTAGCAAAATATCCTGGAGAAAATTTTTGCGCAAATTAACAATGATCCAGCCACAAATCAGCACAACAGAGAAAGTTAGAATTAACAACCATAAGTGCGATGCTGAAAGACTAAACCACGGAATGTGAAAATAAACCGTGTATCCAGAAAAGCCAGTTATATCTACTTTAAAAAGGCGGTGGAAAAACGAAACTGGTGGAATCTGCAAACATGTTTTTAGATCATAAGTTGTTGCAACAATTAGATCCTGCCCGTTACAAAGTATTGCAGCGTGAGCTCCAAGGGTATCGACAGCTCTTGCCAGAGTCGATTCCACTAAATCTCGGTTGTTTTGCTGGATACCAATACGAACAGATGTGATAATTAAATCATTTAAACTTTTTTTTAGGTTCACTTGACTGTTTTTAAAGGCATAAAGCACAAAGGAACAGTAGATGAAGCCGACAAATAGGCCTAACACCATAAGTGGGGTTTTAGTTTTTTTAAAAAACCATTCTTTCAGTGTCATATTAAATCGGTGAGAAAGTGATTATCCGATCATCTTCTCTCTGTTTAAAGTTTTTGTGTAACCCCTGCGTAATCCGCGTCTAGAATATCTTTCTCAAATACCCGAGAATAGATCCATGAATACTTCAGCGAGCC
Protein-coding sequences here:
- a CDS encoding HAMP domain-containing histidine kinase — encoded protein: MTLKEWFFKKTKTPLMVLGLFVGFIYCSFVLYAFKNSQVNLKKSLNDLIITSVRIGIQQNNRDLVESTLARAVDTLGAHAAILCNGQDLIVATTYDLKTCLQIPPVSFFHRLFKVDITGFSGYTVYFHIPWFSLSASHLWLLILTFSVVLICGWIIVNLRKNFLQDILLPLESNFISEDIPKIRELAQIKSNLQSLGAAREYAAYIDAVLESKRTFAHNVKSPIRAMKLLRQKLALQIDRDDMSLLENALDQISNMADKITIKQSRLTQERHDCSRLAQVDLRASLIKHINSKMHELLNAGKKINIKIEVDESSHYISVIDEGDFGAVISNLLNNAAEAQCDTITVKLFFVGARTVILISDNGKGIPTALSGYIFEDGATHGKPSGSGFGLYHVKRTLEAWKGSVNLLVENKSETVFRLEIPRIPLSRIDVKPTDSFIILDDNIDERKRIRASLMRTGLPNEIAEFDSPLSFNTDIKREDLKNSDLIIFADFDFGPHYVNGIEAISSFKSSWRSFLVTDHHDDPDVFARCKTYAIPLLPKEFFQDCISLHFLP